ATTCCAGCCGGGCCTGGTTGCTCTCGCATAGTTCGCGCGAGATATACAGGCCCAGGCCCGTGCCCGATGCCTCGGTGGTGTAGAACGGCTCGAAAATGTGCGGTACATGATCGGGATCGATGCCCGGCCCGTGGTCGATGACTTCAAGCACCGGCAGATCGGTATCGCGTTTGATGTACAAGCGGATCCAGATGGTGCGCGTATCGCCCTCGCGGCCGCTGTAGCGCAACGCGTTCTGACAGAGATTGCCGACCACCTGACCGAGCTGGTTGGGGTCCATCCGCGTGAGTATCGCATCGCCGGCGGACTGCTCCTCGCACTCGAGTTCGATCACATCGTTGGGCAACCTTGATGGCTCGAAGTCTTGCAGAAATTGCTCGACCCACAACCAAAGATCGACCAGTTGCGGCTCGCTCGGCCGACGACGGGACAGTTCCAGCACCGTCTCGATGACCCGGTTCATGCGCTTGGAGTGTTGCTGGATGATTTCGCTGAGGCGCTGGTCCTGTTCGCTGAGCTGCGCGGATTCGCCGAGCAGTTGCGCCGCATGGCTGATTGCGCCCAGCGGGTTGCGAATTTCATGGGCAATGCTGGCCGTCAGGCGGCCGAGGGAGGCGAGTTTGAGTTGCTGGGCCTGCTGCGCTACCTGTGCGTTATCGTCGAGGAAGATCAGCACCGTCTCCTCGCCAGCCTGGGTGAGTGGCTTGAAGTTGGCCATCAGCTCGGCACCGCCGCTGTGATTCTGGAAGGGCAGGGCGCGGATCGAAGGGTACTGCTGCCATTGCTGCAGCCGCTGCGCGAGCGAGGGCGACAATCCGTCCAGCGCCATCTCGCGCATGATCGGCTTGCCAAGCATCTGCGCAGCCGCTTCGTTGGCCAACAGCACCTGATGACGGGCATTGGCCACGACAATTCCGGTGCGCATGCGTTGAATGATCAGCTTGTTGAGTTTTTCCAGCGATGCCAGGCTGACCGCCTGTTGTTGGGCCAGCGATTCCGACTGCTGGAGCTTGCGGCTGAGCCGCTGCACGAAGAGTGCGACGGCGAAGAAAATGCAGCCAAGCACGCCGACCTGCAGATAGTTTTGCGGCAGGGACGGCATCGACAGGCTGAGGAAGAAAGTCAGGTACATCAGCGCCAGACTGGCTAGCGCTGCCAGCAGCAGACCGATCCGGCCATGCAGCAGGATGTTGCCGGTCGCCACCGGGATCAACAGCAGGTTGCCGAACCCGCTGCCGGCGCCGCCGGCCGCGTAGAACAACAGGCTGAGCAGGAAAATGTCCAGAACTGCCATGGCGAACAAGTGCAGGTCGCGACGGCCCTGATGAAGCATCAAGGCGATGGCCACGTTGACCAGCAGATAGACCCAGCTGGCCGCTTCGTACAGTTCGGGATTGGCGAGATCGAGCACGCCTTCGCGCAGCGAGGTGCTCAGCAGAGCAAGCAGAAACGCCAGAACCACCCGGTAGACGTTGTAGATCCGGACAATCCGCGCGCGCTGCGAATCCGCTTGCCTAGCCATTGCGGTCCGCTTCGAGATGCTCGACGCTACAGTACCAGTGCGCTTCTTCGCGTATGGCTTCACCCTCTGGCAGATGCAAGCCGCAGCGTACACAGCGCACCATCAGTGGCGGCTTCTCGGCGGCCGGAGGTGGTCTGCGCTTGCTGGCCTGCCACGCCTGCCATTGTCGCCAGAAGGTGAATGCTGCGAACAGGACGATCAACAGCAGAATGAACTTGATGAGGCCCATCGTCATTCCTGTAGTGAAAATCGGAGAGGCGCCAGTGTAGCCGAAGCAGCCGAAGGGCCATAGCTCGGTACGTCGCCGCTGGCGTGTTTGTGTCAGCCAGTCGGGGCTTGGTAAAGATATTCAGGCGATACGTCGCACGGCTGTGCCAGGTGCGTGGCGGGCGAATCCAAAGGAGTACAAACGAAAGCGCCTTGGACCAGGTGCGCACGTCGGCTGGCTTCCGTTCGGAAACCTCGTGGCTGGATCACGTCAGGCTGGGAAAGCGACGACTGTGTCGTCAGGAAGGTCGCCGGATGCGGAGCCGGAGACTCCGCATCCGTGATCGGTATCAGTCGAACAGGCCGAAGGTAAGGCGGTTCAACCAGGAGCGTCCGCGTTGCTGTTCGTACACAGGCGTGCGAATGTCGCTGGGGATCGCCGCGCGGGCATCCTGATACTGCCGTTCCATTTCGCGCTCGGCTACGGTGGTGCCGCCTTCGCGGGGCGGGGTCAAGAGTTTATCGAGCGCGCCGACGGTCATCGATTCAACCCAGCCAGCGTCGCGCTCCGCCGGTTCGACATGGTGTAGGAACTCGCCGTCTTCCAGACTCGGATGCTCCGGATAGTTGGCTCGCAGCACCGTCAACGAGTCGTTGGCCAGCTCTTCCAGTGCCAGCCGGTTGTAGGCTTCGACCATCAGAGCCAGACCATCCGGTACGGCAGGCGTTTGCTGGAAGTTCTCAACTACGTAGCGGCCG
The nucleotide sequence above comes from Halopseudomonas xinjiangensis. Encoded proteins:
- a CDS encoding sensor histidine kinase, whose product is MARQADSQRARIVRIYNVYRVVLAFLLALLSTSLREGVLDLANPELYEAASWVYLLVNVAIALMLHQGRRDLHLFAMAVLDIFLLSLLFYAAGGAGSGFGNLLLIPVATGNILLHGRIGLLLAALASLALMYLTFFLSLSMPSLPQNYLQVGVLGCIFFAVALFVQRLSRKLQQSESLAQQQAVSLASLEKLNKLIIQRMRTGIVVANARHQVLLANEAAAQMLGKPIMREMALDGLSPSLAQRLQQWQQYPSIRALPFQNHSGGAELMANFKPLTQAGEETVLIFLDDNAQVAQQAQQLKLASLGRLTASIAHEIRNPLGAISHAAQLLGESAQLSEQDQRLSEIIQQHSKRMNRVIETVLELSRRRPSEPQLVDLWLWVEQFLQDFEPSRLPNDVIELECEEQSAGDAILTRMDPNQLGQVVGNLCQNALRYSGREGDTRTIWIRLYIKRDTDLPVLEVIDHGPGIDPDHVPHIFEPFYTTEASGTGLGLYISRELCESNQARLEYEPLEPRGCCMRITFAHPKRLV
- a CDS encoding PP0621 family protein, yielding MGLIKFILLLIVLFAAFTFWRQWQAWQASKRRPPPAAEKPPLMVRCVRCGLHLPEGEAIREEAHWYCSVEHLEADRNG